The sequence TTTCTCTTCGTCCTTGCCACGCTGCATGCAGCGGCGAGTGCTTCTGAGCGCCCCCATATCTTGCTGATTTGTGTGGATGATCTCAAGCCTGCCATCGGCTGTTACGGTGACCCCCTCGCCCAGACGCCGAATCTCGACCGCCTCGCTGCACGTGGAATGAGGTTTGATCTCGCCTACTGCAATCAGGCCGTTTGTGCGCCATCGAGAAACAATCTGTTGTTAGGTTCTCGATCTACCTCCTTAGGCATTTACAATCTCAGCGATAACTTTCGCCAAGCTGTGCCAGGCGCGGTGACTTTACCCCAGTATTTCAAATCCCACGGCTGGCACACGGAAGCCATTGGCAAGATTCTCCACACGGGACATGGCAATCATGACGACGAGATTTCCTGGAGCGTGCCACCCATCAAAGAAAAGGTGATCGAATACCTGGACCCTGCGAATTCAGCCGATGGCAAACTCACTCGTGAAGAAGCCTACTTTACGAACCAAGAGCTTAACAATATCCGTGACTTACCACGCGGAGCTGCTTGGGAAAATCAGGATGTGCCGGACAATGCTTATGCAGATGGTCGCATCGCGGATGCCGCCATTCAGCGGCTGCGGAAAATCAAAGAAAAGCCAGAACAGCGCGTTTTCCTTGCCTTAGGTTTTGTGAAGCCTCACCTGCCATTCACAGCGCCCAAGAAATATTGGGACATGCATGATCGGGATGCTTTCACTCTACCCAAAAGGGTCACTCCGCCTGAGGGAGCACCCGTGTATGCTGGAAAGACTTTGGGAGAACTGAACAACTACGCGCCCATCCCTGAAAACCCACCTCTAACGCCAGAAATCAAGCGCACGCTCCTGCATGGCTATTATGCGGCCGTGAGTTTTATGGATGCCCAACTGGGCCGCGTCTTGGATGAACTGGATGCTCAAGGTTTAGCCCAAAAAACCATCATTGTGCTGTGGGGGGATCACGGTTGGCACCTGGGCGACCATGGCATGTGGACGAAGCACACCAACTATGAGCAGGCCAATCGCATTCCCCTCATCTTCATCGCTCCAGACATTGCAGCTCCCGCCTCTTCGACCCGCCAGCCGGCTGAGACGGTGGACGTCCTGCCAACATTGGTGGAGCTTGCTGGCTTGCCTCCCCACACAGGGCCCCAGCCTCTGGACGGAACCAGTCTTGTACCGGTATTGCGCGATCCTTCCATGCGTGTCCGCGACCATGCTACCCACGCCTTCCCGCGCCAACGCGAAGGGAAACCCATCATCGGCCGTGCCATCCGCACAGAGCGTTATCGTCTGGTGGAGTGGAAGCAACCTGGGGCTGCTGCAAACATGGCAGACATAGAGCTTTACGATTACCAAGAAGATCCGCAGGAGACCCGTAATATGGCTCCTTTGCAGCCAGCGGTTGTCGCAGAACTGCGCGCTATTTTAGACCGTCAACCAGAGGCGAAAATGAAGCCTAACCCAAAGAAGAAATAGATTTGTGAAAGTCATTGGTTTTTTATTATGGCTGTTAATCGTATCCACGGTTTCAGCGCAGGCGAAGCCCAATATCCTCCTCATTCTGGCGGATGATTGCACCTACAATGATCTGCCCGTGTATGGCGGTGTGAACGCCAAGACACCGAACATTGATTCGTTGGCGTCTCAAGGACTCACCTTTAATCGCGCCTATGTGAGTGAGGCTATTTGTCAGCCTTGCCGAGCAGAGCTATACACCGGCCAGTATCCCATGCGAAATGGCTGCGCTTGGAATCACAGTGCCAGTCGTCCCGGGACTCGCAGTCTGCCTCACCACCTAGCACCTCTAGGGTACCGCATCGGTTTGGCAGGTAAGTCACATGTGCTGCCTGAAGCATCCTTTCCTTTTGAATCCGTTCCAGGGTTCGACCCCAGTTGTGTCCGGAATCCCACCCAGGCGCATGATCTTGCAGGTGCCCGTGAATTTATGGGACGCAAACAGGATGAGCCCTTTTGTCTCGTCATTGCGTTGGTGGACCCGCATGTCCCTTGGGTCATGGGAGATGCCACAAAGTATCCTCCCAAGAAGATCCAACTTCCGCCTAACATTGCGGATACACCCAAGACTCGTGATGACTTCAGTCGTTACCTCGCTGAGATCACCTACATGGATGGGCAAGTCGGGGAGATACTCTCGCTGCTCAAAGAGTCCGGCCAGGAACAAAACACCCTGGTTCTGTTCTCGTCCGAACAAGGCTCCCAGTTCCCGGGCAACAAGTGGACGAATTGGGATACCGGTCTGCATACTGCTCTGATCGCCCGTTGGCCTGGGCAAATTCTGCCTGGCCAGCGCACGGATGCCCTGGTGCAGTATGCCGATGTGGCTCCCACCTTGGTAGATCTGGCAGGAGGGAAGGGGAGCGAGAACGCTTTTGATGGTCAGAGCTTTGCGGCCGTTCTTCGTGGCGAAAAAAAAGATCACCGCGCTTTCGCCTATGGCTTGCATAACAATATCCCCGAAGGTCCAGCTTATCCGATTCGCACGGTAACGGATGGTGAGTATCGCTACATTCGCAATTTGACGCCTAACGATCTTTATGTTGAAAAGCACATTATGGGGATTCAGGGCAATGGTGCTTTAAACAATGCCTATTGGCCTACCTGGGTCAATTTTGCTTCAGATAATCCGGCGATTTACGCCTTAGTGAAACGCTACGTCTTGCGCCCTGCTGAGGAGGTTTACCACACGGCTTCAGATCCCTTTGAGAGGATTAACCTCGCTGATGACCCTCCGCACAGAGCTATCCGCACACGCCTTGCGGGTGAGCTAGACCGCTGGCTTCTGGAACAGGGAGATCCAGGCATTCCGCAAGACACGAAGGAGGCCCATCAGGCCGCTAAACGTGGTGAGCACCTTTTCCCGAAGCCTTGAGAGAGTTCACGCTTTTATCTTGCTGAACGATTACCTTTGCGACAGCATCGCCGCCTTTCCCCCACGCTCTCATGCTCAAGAAAAACTGGTATCTCTTCACTCCTCTGTTTCTCATTGCCATCCCTGTGGCGATTTATTTCTATTATGCCTCCAGCATGGGTTACAACACCACGGATGCGATGAATGCGACCAAGTACTTCCTGGTTTCTGGCACACGCTACGCCATGGATTACAATGAGGTGAATTTCAATCGGTTGCAGCCTGGCATGGATGGTCGGCAGGTTTATCAGATCATGGGAAAGCAGCCCTCTGAACGGCTGGAAAACGATTCCCGGTGGGTGTATGCCCTCGCTAAGCCAGGGGCTCGTGCTTACCATGAGCGCGTCGTCATCATGGAGCGAGATAAGCAGAATGTGCCTCGGGTGAAGGAACTGGTGCGTCGTTTCCACGCACCCGGTCAGTAAACTCGCGCTTGCTCCCAGTTGCGGGGGAGCTCCATTGCGTCCAATCTTTGCCACGATGTCCTTTCTCCGTGTTACTTCTTTCCTAGGGGCTCTGGTCTTGCCTCTACTTATGGCCTCTTGCGGCTCTTCACAGCCACGTGGATTGCCACGCAAGCTGCCTGTGATTAATTTGAATGGTTCTCCGCAGACTCCGCCGCACTCCATGGAGAAAAAGGATTATCCCTTTGATCCCAATGGAAACTATGTGACGGCTTGGGCAGCGGAGGGGGAGCGCGCGGCTTCAGATGATGATGTGGCTCGATGGCAGTCCTCTCATGGTGGAAGTGTTTCTCGCAAACAGCCTTCTCCAGTGATGAAGGTGTCGTCCAAAAAGAAGACTGCCAGCACCAAATCCAAAGGTGGCAGCTCCTCTTACACCATCAAGGCGGGTGATAATCTGGGGGCGATCGCTCGCAAAAACAATACCACCGTGGCGAAGATCAAAGCCGCCAACGGTCTGAAGTCTGACATGATACGTGCGGGAAAAACACTGAAGATCCCGCGCTAATTTTGAGCCGGAGCCACCCTAGAATGGGTGGCTTCTTTTTTGAATACCCCTGCCTTATCGAAGGCTGCCTTCGTGGAGGTACAGGGTGCGTCCCATGCGCGCGGCTTGGGCGGGATGGTGCGTCACCATCACCAAAGTTGTTCCAGTGGTCCTCTGAAGCTCCAAAAGAAGACTGGTGAGAGACTCGGCATTCTTTTCGTCCAGCGCACCCGTAGGCTCATCTGCGAGGATCAGCTTCGGCTCATTGATGAGTGCCCGGACCACCGCCACGCGCTGACGCTCGCCGCCTGATAGTTGGGCTGGTTTCCAGCTCAGGCGATCTTGAAGACCGACTGAACGGAGGAGACCTTCTGCTCTTTTTTTTAGGGTGGCAGCATCCGGCTTGGTTTTGAGTGCAAGCGTAGGAAGAAGCACATTTTCCAGGACACTGCACTGCGGCATGAGATGATGCAGTTGAAAAATGAAGCCTATTTTTTCACTGCGTAGTGTGGCCAACTGCGCCGGGCTGCATCCAGAAAGAGGGTGCCCATCCAGAGTGTATTCTCCCTGATCGGGGATATCCAGTGTGCCTAGGATGTTCAGGAGCGTGCTTTTACCGCAGCCTGAAGGGCCCACAATGGCCACCGATTCGCCGGCCTGAATGTTCAAGGATACATCGCGCAGCACGGGCACCACATTGCCGCTACCGGGTTCGCGGTAAGACTTCGAAAGGTGGGTAAGGGTGATCAAAGACATGAGGCTAACACAAAGGTAGAAGGTGGCAGGGTGGCTGCAAAGAGGAAACGTTTGAAAAGCCCATGGAAGCACAAGCTTCTTTATTTACGCCCCTTCCAAGCCCAGCCCTTCACGGAAAGCCGTAGGAGTCATCCCCGCGTGTCTTCGAAACCAAGCCGTAAAATGGGGCGGATGCCGAAAGCCCAGGGCAAAAGCGATCTCTTTCAGTGCTGTGTCTTCATGGGTCAACCTTTGGCGGGCAAGTTCTAGCCGTCGTCTTTCTTGATAACGCTGGGCTGTCATCCCGAGTTCCTGCTTGAGCAATTCATGCACGCGACGAGACGTCAAATTCACTCGCTGCGCCGCTTCTTCAAGATCCAAGGGTCGATTCAGGGGAGCCGCTTGCAACCAACGATGTAGATGTTGCAGCCTTCGATCTCCAGCTCCGGGCCGATTCATCGGCTTGATACCCTGTTGATCCAATGTTCTCACATAATGGGCGAACCATGTACGAAAAGCTGCCTCCTGCATGGCCCAGTCCTTCAGTTCACGGTCTGCAACCTCCGTTGCTTTCGCATAGGAGACCCGCTTCTGCTGGCCATGAATCTCTCTGAAAAGGCGACGCGTTGCGAGGTGAAGGTCCTTGATCTCTTCGGTCGGCAGCGCAGAGTTTAGTCCCGTGAGATACACGGGTAACCCCTCAGGCCACAGGCTACGAAACCCCACCGAAAGCAGTCGGGTCTTGGGCTGAAACCACTGTTGGCGAAGGCCGGGAGCTGAAAAAAAGGCATAGCCCTCCGGCACCTCGGTTTCGATCTTGCCCACCCGAATTTTCACCCCGCCACTTTCCACAAAAAAGAGACCTGCAGGCACGGTGATCTCCTGCGACCACATTAGCACACGAGGGGCGATGCCGTGATACACCCAGAGCCATTCGCAGGTGATGCCCTGCCATAAGGCGGCTGGTAAAAGGGGCGAGTGAGGCATGGTTAAGAAACGGAGCGCAGGTGATAATCTCTGCAACCGTAGAGTGTTAGCAGAAGCAGAGCACCGTCGTGCAAAGCTGTAAGGGATTTCATCGCTGTGTAAGCTTCCTGTCTTGTCACGAGGTTAACAATCATGCCAAAAGTCTAGTCATGCGAGTTCTCCTCACCAGCCTTTGCTTTGTCTCCGCGCTCAGCCTCTTATCAGGGCAAGAGCCACGCCAGATCAGTGGTATCTATCCACACCTGGCCATGTTCAATGAGGAAGGGGAATGCGGAACTGGGGCCGTGGTGCCTTGGGCAGATCGGCTTTGGGTCATCACCTATGGTCCTCACTTGCCCTTTGGCTCTAGTGACAAACTCTATGAAATCACACCAGAATTGCAGCAAATCATCCGTCCGGAAAGCGTGGGGGGCACGCCTGCAAATCGTCTCATCCATCGCGAGTCTCAGCAGCTCCTAATTGGCCCTTACGTGATTAATGCCCAGCGTCAGGTCCGCGTGATCCCACCCAGTAAGATGCCTGGGCGTCTGACAGGCAATGCCCGCCATCTTAATCAACCCGCAGACAAGGTTTACTATGCGACCATGGAGGAAGGTCTTTATGAAGTGGACGTAAAGACCCTAGAGGTAACGGGCCTCATTCAGGACGGGAATAAACCAAAGCCCGGTTTTTCAAAAGAGATCGCGCCTGTGAGTCTGGTCTCTCAACTCCCTGGTTACCATGGTAAAGGTCTCTACAGCGGTCATGGCCGCGTCGTATATGCCAATAATGGTGATCGTGACAAGCGGGTCATCACAGACCCTGCAACGCCAAGTGGTGCTTTAGGCCAGTGGACCAGGCCCGGTAGTGATTGGCAACTGGTGCGCCGCAATCAATTCACGGAAGTCACGGGTCCTGGGGGCATCAGCGGCAATGAGCGGCCCGAGACGGATCCTATCTGGAGCGTGGGCTGGGATCATCGCTCTCTCATTCTCATGTGTCTGGCCAAAGTGGCAGACGCTCCTGAACCTCAGTGGCAGGCCTATCGTCTTCCCAAATCCAGTCACAGTTATGACGGCGCACACGGATGGAATACTGAGTGGCCACGCATCCGGGACATTGGCGAAAAATCTCTCTTGATGACCATGCATGGGGCCTTCTGGGCATTCCCTCGTGAATTTGCACCTGGGAACACGGCAGGTATCTCCCCTCGTAGCAATTACCTCAAGGTCATTGGCGATTTTGCCCGTTGGGGAGAGAAATTGGTGCTGGGGTGTGATGATTCAGCTAACAAAGAGTTTCTCAACGTCCGCAAGGCCAAAGGTGAACTGGCAGGCCCTGGAAAATCTCAGTCGAATCTTTGGTTCATTGACCCAACTCAGCTTGATCAGTTAGGGCCTGTCATCGGTCGCGGTGCCGTCTGGATGCAAGATCCCGTCAAGGCAGGAGAGGTGAGTGAACCTTATCTGTTTTCAGGTTACCAGCATCGTTCGCTGCACCTCGTTTCCAGTAGCGATAGCGCGGTTGAGGTGATTCTCCAAGTGGATGAGAGAGGAGACGGAGTCTGGCGGGAAAAACAGCGTGTCAAACTTGCGGCAAACGGCAGCCAGTGGATTGATTTTCCAGCCAGCGAGTCTGGAGTTTGGATCAGACTGCAAGTCTCCCACGCGGTGGATCGTTTTAGTGCGGTCTTTCACTATCGGCAGGAGGATACTCGTGAGGTTGCAGCATCCCCCGTGTTTGAAGGCTTGGCTCAGCCGGGCGATCATGACATTTCAGGTGGGGTTCTTCACGCCCGCGGAGCCGCATTTAAAAACCTGCGTTTCATCTCTCAGTCAGTCGGTCAAGTTCCCACCGTTTATGATTTAGGTCATGCCTTTGATCTCGTCGCCAAGGAAGACCCCGAGGGCCTAAAATGGACTTCCAAAAATGCGGCCATTCCTGAAGATGTTTTGAATCATGATGCTGCCTCCATTCTTTACGTGGATGACAAAGGTCGCTGGCGCCTACCACGCGGAGATGCTGCATTTGATCAGCCTGGGAGCTTAGGTGCAGAGCGGGTTTGCCGTGAGGTATGCACGGAGAGGGATCTCTTCAACGCTGGCGGTACTTTCTTTGAGCTACCGGCTGAAAATGCAGGCGGGTTTGCCAAGATCAGGCCCGTGACCACACACAATCGCCGCATCAAAGATTATGCCAGCTATCGAGGATTGATGGTGATGAGCGGCGTGAAAAACGAGGCTCAAGGCGAGCACGTTGTCCGCTCGACGGATGGCAAGACCGCTTTGTGGGTAGGTGCCGTGGATGACCTTTGGCAGTTCGGAAAACCTCGGGGTTTCGGAGGTCCTTGGAAAGACACCGCCGTGCAAGCAAACATCCCCAGTGATCCTTACCTCTTCACCGGATATGATCACAAGCATCTCTCCCTGAGCAGTGATAAACCCGTGAAAATTCGTGTGGAAGCTGATATCTCAGGCACAGGTCTGTGGGTTACTTACCAGGAATTTGAGGTCAAGCCCGGTAGTAACACCGAGCATACCTTTCCGGACTCTTATGGGGCCTACTGGTTGCGTTGTGTGTGCGACACTCCAGCCACTGTATCAGCCCAA comes from Prosthecobacter dejongeii and encodes:
- a CDS encoding sulfatase, with product MHRLLCFLFVLATLHAAASASERPHILLICVDDLKPAIGCYGDPLAQTPNLDRLAARGMRFDLAYCNQAVCAPSRNNLLLGSRSTSLGIYNLSDNFRQAVPGAVTLPQYFKSHGWHTEAIGKILHTGHGNHDDEISWSVPPIKEKVIEYLDPANSADGKLTREEAYFTNQELNNIRDLPRGAAWENQDVPDNAYADGRIADAAIQRLRKIKEKPEQRVFLALGFVKPHLPFTAPKKYWDMHDRDAFTLPKRVTPPEGAPVYAGKTLGELNNYAPIPENPPLTPEIKRTLLHGYYAAVSFMDAQLGRVLDELDAQGLAQKTIIVLWGDHGWHLGDHGMWTKHTNYEQANRIPLIFIAPDIAAPASSTRQPAETVDVLPTLVELAGLPPHTGPQPLDGTSLVPVLRDPSMRVRDHATHAFPRQREGKPIIGRAIRTERYRLVEWKQPGAAANMADIELYDYQEDPQETRNMAPLQPAVVAELRAILDRQPEAKMKPNPKKK
- a CDS encoding sulfatase-like hydrolase/transferase translates to MGFLLWLLIVSTVSAQAKPNILLILADDCTYNDLPVYGGVNAKTPNIDSLASQGLTFNRAYVSEAICQPCRAELYTGQYPMRNGCAWNHSASRPGTRSLPHHLAPLGYRIGLAGKSHVLPEASFPFESVPGFDPSCVRNPTQAHDLAGAREFMGRKQDEPFCLVIALVDPHVPWVMGDATKYPPKKIQLPPNIADTPKTRDDFSRYLAEITYMDGQVGEILSLLKESGQEQNTLVLFSSEQGSQFPGNKWTNWDTGLHTALIARWPGQILPGQRTDALVQYADVAPTLVDLAGGKGSENAFDGQSFAAVLRGEKKDHRAFAYGLHNNIPEGPAYPIRTVTDGEYRYIRNLTPNDLYVEKHIMGIQGNGALNNAYWPTWVNFASDNPAIYALVKRYVLRPAEEVYHTASDPFERINLADDPPHRAIRTRLAGELDRWLLEQGDPGIPQDTKEAHQAAKRGEHLFPKP
- the bamE gene encoding outer membrane protein assembly factor BamE domain-containing protein — its product is MLKKNWYLFTPLFLIAIPVAIYFYYASSMGYNTTDAMNATKYFLVSGTRYAMDYNEVNFNRLQPGMDGRQVYQIMGKQPSERLENDSRWVYALAKPGARAYHERVVIMERDKQNVPRVKELVRRFHAPGQ
- a CDS encoding LysM peptidoglycan-binding domain-containing protein; translation: MEKKDYPFDPNGNYVTAWAAEGERAASDDDVARWQSSHGGSVSRKQPSPVMKVSSKKKTASTKSKGGSSSYTIKAGDNLGAIARKNNTTVAKIKAANGLKSDMIRAGKTLKIPR
- a CDS encoding ABC transporter ATP-binding protein, whose product is MSLITLTHLSKSYREPGSGNVVPVLRDVSLNIQAGESVAIVGPSGCGKSTLLNILGTLDIPDQGEYTLDGHPLSGCSPAQLATLRSEKIGFIFQLHHLMPQCSVLENVLLPTLALKTKPDAATLKKRAEGLLRSVGLQDRLSWKPAQLSGGERQRVAVVRALINEPKLILADEPTGALDEKNAESLTSLLLELQRTTGTTLVMVTHHPAQAARMGRTLYLHEGSLR
- a CDS encoding AraC family transcriptional regulator; translation: MPHSPLLPAALWQGITCEWLWVYHGIAPRVLMWSQEITVPAGLFFVESGGVKIRVGKIETEVPEGYAFFSAPGLRQQWFQPKTRLLSVGFRSLWPEGLPVYLTGLNSALPTEEIKDLHLATRRLFREIHGQQKRVSYAKATEVADRELKDWAMQEAAFRTWFAHYVRTLDQQGIKPMNRPGAGDRRLQHLHRWLQAAPLNRPLDLEEAAQRVNLTSRRVHELLKQELGMTAQRYQERRRLELARQRLTHEDTALKEIAFALGFRHPPHFTAWFRRHAGMTPTAFREGLGLEGA